The following coding sequences are from one Roseburia hominis A2-183 window:
- a CDS encoding flagellar protein, with protein MEVRNCRSCGRLFNYMGGAPLCPACQKKLEEKFQEVKAFLEENPNSSVETVAEELDVSVKQIRQWIREERLSLSVAGADGIVCETCGKPIRTGRFCEKCKNNMANALAESIHKPEPPQETERDKNRMRFLK; from the coding sequence ACGCCTGTTTAACTATATGGGGGGAGCGCCGCTTTGTCCGGCGTGTCAGAAAAAGCTTGAGGAGAAGTTCCAGGAGGTAAAGGCTTTCCTGGAGGAGAATCCGAATTCAAGTGTGGAGACGGTCGCTGAGGAGCTGGATGTGTCGGTGAAGCAGATCAGACAGTGGATTCGCGAGGAGCGTCTGTCACTTTCCGTGGCAGGAGCAGACGGCATTGTCTGTGAGACCTGCGGGAAGCCGATCCGCACGGGAAGATTTTGCGAGAAGTGCAAGAACAATATGGCGAACGCGCTTGCAGAGTCGATTCATAAGCCGGAGCCGCCGCAGGAGACAGAGCGGGATAAAAACCGCATGCGTTTTCTCAAATAA